The DNA sequence TTCTTGAACATCTTCCTTCATTTGTTGTTCTCTGAACCAATGTGGTGGAATTTCTTCAGTTACTGCAGTAGATAGTGGAACGAGAGCTCTTCAATTTCTTGGGTTGGATGGGGAGAAGAGCTCTGAGGGATTCAGTGTAAGAGAAGCTTAACTGAACATAAAAATTgaatcttttttcccttttaagttccatttttattgattttagaGGTTTTCTTACGTCTTCAGGGTTTGAAGGTCAATATGATAATAACGGATTACTGTATGCCTGGAATGAACGGATATGAGTTGCTGAAGAAAATCAAGGTTCGATTTTTCTCTGAAGATTTCCTTGCATTTCTGATCTCTTGTGACATTTCGtttctgattttattttgatataattTCAAGCAGGGATCTTCAACTTTCAGAGAGATTCCAGTGGTGATTATGTCGTCCGAAAACGTCTTGCCACGAATCGATAGGTATCCTTTGCTtgcatttcaagtttcaaccatTTTGTAAACTTAAATCTTTGAACTTCACAATGAATTTGGTTGATTAATTGAGtggaaaatttcaaaaattgatgATCTGAGGTATATGAACAGGTGTTTAGAGGAAGGAGCAGAGGAATTTATAGTGAAACCTGTAAAGCTATCCGACGTGAAACGTTTGAAAGATTATCTAACAAGAGTGGGTGGTGGAGGTGAAGCAGACGCGAGATGGATCCAACAAAATAACAAGAGAAAGTTGCAAGAATCCACCACCACAGAtctatcatcattatcatcatcttcttcctcatcgtCACCGTCACCGTCACCGTCACCGTCACCATCATCGTCGCCGTCGTCGCCGGCCTCCTTGTCGATGATGTCAACACCATCACCACCGTTGCCTGAATCTCCTGAATCTTCTTCAAGGCGACTTAAAACTAACCCCGATTGTGAATCATGACTCTGCGGGGAACTTATCATCTTACccaatttttttggtttcttggaGAAGATTTTTGtgttctctttttccttttttttgtggATCAGACTTTTCTTGGTGTACATCACAAGATAATTGATACTGATTTACTACCATGTCTTCACATGGTCTCTCCACTGCAATTCATGGCAGATCAGGAGATGAAAtgtccagagagagagaggctgtgAGAGTTTGGTTGTGTTGGTTTCATGGTGGTTGGGTGAGTGATTGATGAATCACATTAACAGCAGAGCATCACAGTTGTGATGGGTTGTAATTAAATTAACCTGCAAATGCATCTACTACTACTACTTGAATGAGCAAatgattcttctttcttctgacCTTTGAACTATGGAGAGGTTGGAATTGAACATTTTCAATTGTGAAAATGTGAGGTATTCTATCACCGAATCCTTGCATGGATTTGGGCGGCCATCATAAATGACCAGATGCATAGAGTCCAAAGTAATGGGACCCACCATGAATGAACAAGTGTACCATTTCCAAAAGATTATCttcatttaaaatgaaaattcacATCACGCCCATCTTCTCCAAATAGAAAATTAGGAAAATCATTCCATTAAATATTGTTTTCAAGAGttatttttgaaagaaaaaagacatGTGTCGTCACAAAATTTAATGTAAAGCGTTCACTTATGGCAGGTGATCGTGAGGGGTAAATTTTTATCCTAAGCTTATTATATAAAATGGGATGAGTTTTCTACCTGGGATGTGCTCCTATGCTTAAACACAAGGGGTGCGTAATGATCATCATATCTCTCTTGATCGATATTGAAATGAGCAGTCTCATTGGTTAAGGTGCTGGTATAGTCACGCTCCTTgataaaaaacatttttcatatacaaataatttgaattattaaaattaaacatatatacTAAGTTATTTTGGGATTAGCTCAATTGTGTTGACCTATCGACGGGTATTCAAGCCTTTGGTGAGAACTattcaattttcattaaaagtagtgaagagcactaaacaccccttgTGAGTGGCTTAAGATGTGCCTAGAGAGAATCGGACTTAGGACTTCCGAGGTTACGGCTTGTACCAAATTTGTTCTTCACCAACTGCGTTACCCCCTTGGGTTAGGTTCTATCAATGCTTAAGgtttttgaggaaaaaaaaaaaccaacaccATGAAGCTGGCAAGTAAGTTGGATTAGCATTCAAATTAATAGATATGTTGTCTATATTATCATAACAAGTTGGGTCAATTTTTTATCTAAGGTTATTATACCTAATGAAAAAAAGTTAGACATGTAAAGAGTGCTCAGCACTGTTTTTGACTCCTATCCCCCTTGGAAATATTtctctactcttttttttttttatggtagtCTTTCTATTGGTTGAATCGTTAACTCTCGAAAAGTTAATAGCATGTCTAACCTCCTCCTTATATAAAAGGTCGGTTATAtttggatatatttttttttaatactaaaatataaaaatgaaattcattattGAAAAGGAAGAGTCAGATACCGGATTTTTAGTTATAAAGATAGGAGTTGGATTGGTGAATTGGTCAATTCGAAACAGAAGCAGCCTCGACTGTTTCAAATCTGTTTTCAGCTGATTTGAATTGGAATTGACACTGATCGATTCAATTTCCACTTCTGCCTCAAAGCTTTGATTGCCGGTTGAATTGGGGCAGCCTGACTTACCCCAATAGACCCGTTCATCTGCTCTTATAACTTGGTTGAAATAGCCAATAGGTCTAGAGAGCCCAAGTTTCTTAATAGAGTTTGGATTGACTGGGCTCAAACTCAGCCATGATCTATAGTTCAAATCTTAAACCATTCTCGGTGAGCATTGTATATGGTGGATTATATAATTGAGATGTGTCATTAAATTTGACTCATAGTTAGTTCAACTTGTGTTTCAAGAATCGGAATCAATTTGGTAAGATAGAAAATTGGTCTGTCTTATTCTAATTCTTGCCAATCCAACTCATCCAATCATTGTATGAAAATTAGAGTTAAGGCAAGAAAACATCAATTCTTGGGCTGATCCAAGCCGATTTTGATGTAATCCGAACTAAAATCAACAGATTCAATTCTCAATTCCTTAATTTTAAATCCGACATTTTAACAACCgaaattttgtaatcaatttttcttttctttttttggtaaaaaaagtaAGGATTGCGTTTTCCTGAGGCCACGGTCTGTTCACCATGTGGCCTCACTGACCCCATGATATAGTGgtgagagaggggggggggagggcaAGTGGGGTCACATCTAGGTCATCTCCTCATTCACCCACCGATGTTAGGAAAActttgagaaaaaataaaaaaaattactactCATCTTTCCATGTTGAAGAAATATACAAGTACTAACTTCCAATATTTGGTAATGAAAGGAAAGTGGTCACAAGTTCACTTTATACATTTAGCTTTAGCCACTACTTGGCTTAAATTCAAATGGCCAAATCTCTATTCTGGTCCCTAGAATATTCTTCACGTCTCAGTTCTAAAGAACTCTCTTATGTCTTGGGATCAGAGGATCCGGAAGCAGTTAAATGGGCCCGACATATCTTATATATAATCAGAAACCATATTCACCATGAATCAGTGGTCCTAAGTATCTGTTTTTATTCTTTGAGTTTAACGGTTGAAAAGAGTTTAAATCCAACCAAACGATTACAAATCTTCGGATCAGATTG is a window from the Macadamia integrifolia cultivar HAES 741 chromosome 5, SCU_Mint_v3, whole genome shotgun sequence genome containing:
- the LOC122079015 gene encoding two-component response regulator ARR5-like translates to MASNEVLPQIPGLEMNEFFDTSPPDSQELHVLAVDDSLVDRKVIERLLKISSCKVTAVDSGTRALQFLGLDGEKSSEGFSGLKVNMIITDYCMPGMNGYELLKKIKGSSTFREIPVVIMSSENVLPRIDRCLEEGAEEFIVKPVKLSDVKRLKDYLTRVGGGGEADARWIQQNNKRKLQESTTTDLSSLSSSSSSSSPSPSPSPSPSSSPSSPASLSMMSTPSPPLPESPESSSRRLKTNPDCES